In Lodderomyces elongisporus chromosome 1, complete sequence, the DNA window TTTAAACTGTAGTTCACAATAGTGAAGCTATTAATTCGTGGATAGGAGATTTACTCTTCCACAGGTCCTTCTCATAAATGATATTGaccaaatgttgaaatgcCAAGGTATTGAAATGTCATGATCATTCAATATCCTGGTCGACAATACTGCTTAACAGTAGCCTCAACCAATGTATCAATTACTTGAAATATTAGGTAACCAtatcaaatcattcaaacAACATGATTTGCAAGGATTTGAGGTCCTCACTCTGGTCGCCATTctgtcgcatagcactgtcacaagtaacaagtgtacgactgctgagcatcggtttgagctggtagctcaccgataccagcggtttgagttcgtgacttgataggctatattccaactaagtgtaattgtcaatgatcgcacctataaaggtctcaatgctcataagttaagagagtaaattgtctcatacaaagtcactagtaaggagaatcgtgagagtatacactctgcacgttcacctagtgatttgtgttcaatgtagttgaccgtataaaatctatattttaccgatatttctatataatagtgataagttaattttaccacttctcgttcctatttatataaactcatcttgtttgaagtttcaagtttcctatgtcgtgcaatattctccaaatattcacttagcggaaacgagggcacagagcgtccaatgtgtgtcgcactgtgacaGCGTCccaacctttttttttttttcaagtattttctatctttttttttgtatctttttttttcccgaGTGCTGAATTTTCTAGCACCCAAATACTCAATGAACTGAAGGGAGAGGAACGCAACAATCGTGGAGATGTAAGGATGAAGGAATGAAAAGAACTAAAAGTATCTTGATTTCACAAATGAATTTGGAGACACTGGGCTACAGAAAatggaagaaaataaatttgaTAGAGGTTTGTtactctattttttttttccctttttcctttttttcccacATTTTTTCTCATCTTCATTATTGTAAACATTTATTCATCAATTGCAAACTATGTCTTGTTGTCTGTAACTATATATATGATTATTATATGATTATTATATAATTATTATATAATTATCATATAAATattatataaaaataactCCCATTACACCTTGGGCTTGGTTCTCAAAAAGTGTGTAGAACATTCATATCCACCTGgattcttttccaaatattGCTGGTGATAATCCTCAGCGTCATACCAAATCTTAATTGGTTCAATTATAGTGACAATCTTGTGATTGGGGTACCAACTTTTTTGGAACTCCTCCTTTAGACTCCATGCAagcttgttttgttcttcgtCTGATGTCAAAATAGCTGACCTATATTGCGTGCCTCTATCTGGCCCTTGCGAGTTCACTGTTGTTGGATCATGCATTCTGAAAAACACATCGTAGAtatcttcaattttcaacttCAGTGGCTCATACGATAATTGTACTGCTTCAACAAAATTTGTATTACCTGAGCAAACCTGCTCATAGTTAACATTTCCCACAGTTGGAATTCCGTTGGCATAACCGACCTTGATATCAATCAATCCTTTACCGCTGAATTGGTTTTTGAATACTTTCTCAACACCCCAAAAACAGCCTGCTGCAAGGGTGATTATTTTGGACGTGGATGTCGTGATCAACGATGATGATACGGTAGATGTCATAATATTATGGTGATGAAAAGATAATAGTAATCAAGAGTAGGAAGAATGAATGTATGAATGAATAAAGGGATggcggggggggggggggggaatgGCGAGGAAACAAATTGGATAGTAAAAACTGTTTATCGAAATAGACGATTAATATAAACTTGTGTGATTTGGTTGTAATTGTGGCAAGCGAAGAGGGAATGTGCTTACTAAGACAATCAGGactttttttggttaaGCAAAgtataaaggaaaaaggacaaaaaaaaacacacacacacacacacaaacacacaaacacacaacaGCGTAAAAGCATCTGTGGCGTCTAATCACGTGACTTTATAAATAGGTTAAGCTTTTATTGCACATAACCGGCTCGGGTAAATTTCACCGACCTTCAAAATAGTTTTTTCTacactttatttttattgttttttatttttatttatttatttatttatttgcaacctcctcttcatctttaCGCACTATCAATAAACAAATCgtatatagaaattataagAATGCGTTGAGAAAAGATATCATGGAATATAGATTGGTAGTTGTATGTATTCTAAGAGTCTAATCAACtagcattttttttaaatccAAACAAACTTCgtcttttttccatttgaGCGGGACGtgaaggaggaggaataGGAGCAGGAATAGGAGCAGGAATAGGAGCAGGAGCATGAGCATGAGATGTAGATTTAACAAGACCTCCTTTGGGCGCTGGAGCCGATGTAGACTCATGTTCAACAACAGGTTGGGCCTCTTCAGTAGATTCCTTTTCAGCTTTAGGGGCTTCCACAATAGTTGGCGATTTACCAGATAGTTTCCGCTCAAGACCTGTTCTTTTTAATGTACCGAGCCATGactttttgctctttgtaTCTTTGCCATTTTGCTGGTTGTTCTGAAGGAGTGTGGAGGCTCCAGTACTATTACTTCTCGAAAGAGTTTGtgccttttcttctttttcaaacttgaaacttttaaACATGCCTCCTGAGGATAAAGGTGGTTTTTTGTCTATATCAGCTTTCATTGCAACAGAGTCATCAGTTGGTGTTGTGTCTATTTTATTATCAAGTTCCACACCGTTGCCCGTGGTTCCTGTCGACGtcgttcttgttcttgttgcaGTTGAGCCGGGTCCTGTAGCCATAGTTGCACTTGCAACACTTGCAGCACTTGCAGCACTTGCAGCAGCCAGTGGAGCCATAGGAGCTGATGTAAATGCAACTGTTGATGTGTTGACAGAGGCTGATGATGACTCGGCCACATTATTCGACGACATGGGAAACTCAAAATCTTTTCCATTAAACATGGTTGCCGGATCAAATCCAAAATACTCTGCATTCTCATCAAATTCAATCTTTTggtaaaacaaaatatatgCACTGGCCAACCCAGGGCCGTTGCCAAAAAATCTCATTACATAATTGTCTTCCACCAACTCGACTGTCTCATCGTCAAATAATAACCAAAGACCAGCTTTGATTTTGCAGATAGAAACATAGTGTCCATGCATTGGACCGCCTCCAATATGTATCACCAATGCATAAAGCTCATACAatatattttcaaaacagTCATCTGTAGTGTTGAACAACCTTAGTTTAAAAGGGTAGCTAATAGAATCAAAAAGCTTAACcaatttgtcaattttttcatcataCTTGAACCGTTTCAAGTTGATAACAAGTACATTGGGCAGCTTCTTGACCTTTATCGTCTTGACTGCTTCCTGAAGCGATGAGCAAGTGTTGCAATGaaatttattttgatttgtaAGCGTTTCCGACTTTGagaaattgttgattgCATAATTCAAGGAGTATGCATTTTCGCCTGGTGGTATATCTATTGATAAATCAAGAAAATGCTCATGTCTCGATGTAACTGTTTCGCACGATAAACACTTTGTTTCATTTGTGATCAATCCTTGAAACAAGTCTGTGCACCAATTTGGCTTGGACTCTTTATTGAGactttctatgatttcatTGATTAAATAGTTGAAGAACTCATGAGCGTCATGATGCATATTGTTTTGTCTAAACAAATagtttttctctttaaGCTTGGATATGAAGAAGGATGGCGAGACAACTCCTATTGTTGATTTATTCTCAACCATGCTTTCAAAAAGATCTTTCAATGCATACAACAAAATTGTGTCCTCGTGTTGTTCAGTGGGAAGCTGCAATGATGTATCCAAATTAATTACAGGGCCATTGATCAATGCAGAGCGTTTTCGCTGATCAGCATTTGGGTTAATATTGAATGGATTTATAGGTGGATTCAAGTTCAATTCAGGTTTTGGTATtccaacaataacaacactAGAATATGTGTTTATGGATCCTTCTTGGATTGTTTGCGGCAGTTGTTCACTTAAAAGCATGGATGAACTTTGTGAATAGTCCATATTGTTTGCGCTGTTGCTTGCACTGTTGCCAGCACCATGTGTCGCACCATTGCTCGTGTTATTGCtcgtgttgttgttaaacGATGTATTTGCTGAGGATGATTGATCACTGGCTTCACTACCTACGGAATTGTGCTGAGCtctgttattattattattattattattattattattattgctCTGTATAGCATTGGGACGCGTGATCAAAATATCTAAATT includes these proteins:
- the mxr1 gene encoding Peptide methionine sulfoxide reductase — translated: MTSTVSSSLITTSTSKIITLAAGCFWGVEKVFKNQFSGKGLIDIKVGYANGIPTVGNVNYEQVCSGNTNFVEAVQLSYEPSKLKIEDIYDVFFRMHDPTTVNSQGPDRGTQYRSAILTSDEEQNKLAWSLKEEFQKSWYPNHKIVTIIEPIKIWYDAEDYHQQYLEKNPGGYECSTHFLRTKPKV
- a CDS encoding uncharacterized protein (MEROPS:MER0002895) translates to MPEALQQLPYGDGNTKIFGMENFGNTCYCNSILQCLYYTEAFRKQLLQHNLTKHEPKLIVNGVKFHGFTQKYEQLVQKRLKEQGSATSNNGEERPKSSRKGSLFGLKFNNSASTQTAVLDESSKFSQRAGDCEALPLEQRILINKSPEFSNLDILITRPNAIQSNNNNNNNNNNNNRAQHNSVGSEASDQSSSANTSFNNNTSNNTSNGATHGAGNSASNSANNMDYSQSSSMLLSEQSPQTIQEGSINTYSSVVIVGIPKPELNLNPPINPFNINPNADQRKRSALINGPVINLDTSLQLPTEQHEDTILLYALKDLFESMVENKSTIGVVSPSFFISKLKEKNYLFRQNNMHHDAHEFFNYLINEIIESLNKESKPNWCTDLFQGLITNETKCLSCETVTSRHEHFLDLSIDIPPGENAYSLNYAINNFSKSETLTNQNKFHCNTCSSLQEAVKTIKVKKSPNVLVINLKRFKYDEKIDKLVKLFDSISYPFKLRLFNTTDDCFENILYELYALVIHIGGGPMHGHYVSICKIKAGLWLLFDDETVELVEDNYVMRFFGNGPGLASAYILFYQKIEFDENAEYFGFDPATMFNGKDFEFPMSSNNVAESSSASVNTSTVAFTSAPMAPSAAASAASAASVASATMATGPGSTATRTRTTSTGTTGNGVELDNKIDTTPTDDSVAMKADIDKKPPLSSGGMFKSFKFEKEEKAQTLSRSNSTGASTLLQNNQQNGKDTKSKKSWLGTLKRTGLERKLSGKSPTIVEAPKAEKESTEEAQPVVEHESTSAPAPKGGLVKSTSHAHAPAPIPAPIPAPIPPPSRPAQMEKRRSLFGFKKNAS